In Amphiprion ocellaris isolate individual 3 ecotype Okinawa chromosome 3, ASM2253959v1, whole genome shotgun sequence, one genomic interval encodes:
- the tph1a gene encoding tryptophan 5-hydroxylase 1a isoform X1 — protein MYSNKIEGPRRGRSFDSMNIGFEEKLLNNEINKSTFTKIEENTEKKNTSEKGRATIIFSLKNEVGGLVKALKLFQENHVNLVHIESRKSKRRSSEFEIFVDCDSNHEQLNEIIQLLRKHVNVVDMEPPDNSCLQEEEMYNVPWFPKKIADLDKCANRVLMYGSELDADHPGFKDNVYRKRRKYFADLAMAYKHGDPIPRIEFTEEEVKTWGVVYRELNKLYPTHACREYLKNLPLLSKYCECREDNIPQLEDVSRFLRERTGFTIRPVAGYLSPRDFLAGLAFRVFHCTQYVRHSSDPLYTPEPDTCHELLGHVPLLAEPSFAQFSQEIGLASLGASDDSVQKLATCYFFTVEFGLCKQEGHLRAYGAGLLSSISELKHALSGNARIMPFDPKVTSKQECIITTFQDVYFVSDSFEEAKVKMREFAKTIKRPFTVRYNPYTQSVDVLKDTPSINSVVEELRHELDIVGDALSRLNKQLGV, from the exons ATGTACTCAAATAAAATCGAAGGACCACGTAGAGGAAGATCTTTTGACTCCATGAACATTGGTTTTGAAGAGAAACTGCTGAACAATGAg ATAAACAAATCAACCTTCacaaaaattgaagaaaacactgaaaagaagaATACATCAGAGAAAGGGAGAGCAACAATCATCTTTTCCCTCAAGAATGAAGTGGGAGGACTTGTGAAGGCACTCAAACTCTTCCAG GAAAACCATGTCAACCTTGTGCACATAGAGTCCAGAAAATCCAAAAGACGCAGCTCTGAGTTTGAAATTTTTGTGGACTGCGACAGCAACCACGAACAACTGAATGAAATCATCCAGCTGCTTCGGAAGCATGTGAACGTGGTCGACATGGAGCCTCCAGATAACTCGTGTCTACAAGAGGAAG AGATGTATAATGTTCCCTGGTTCCCAAAGAAAATTGCCGACTTGGACAAGTGTGCTAACCGTGTCCTGATGTACGGCTCCGAATTGGATGCAGATCATCCG GGGTTCAAGGATAATGTCTACCGGAAAAGGCGAAAGTACTTTGCTGATCTTGCCATGGCCTACAAACA TGGGGATCCCATACCTCGTATTGAGTtcacagaggaggaggtgaagactTGGGGTGTTGTGTACAGGGAGCTCAACAAGTTGTACCCCACCCATGCCTGCCGGGAATACTTGAAGAACCTGCCGCTGCTGTCCAAATACTGTGAATGTCGGGAGGACAACATCCCTCAGCTGGAGGATGTCTCACGCTTCCTCAGGG AACGGACTGGATTTACCATCAGGCCCGTGGCAGGTTATTTATCCCCGCGCGATTTCCTTGCTGGTTTAGCCTTCCGTGTTTTCCACTGTACCCAGTATGTGCGGCACAGCTCCGACCCATTATACACCCCAGAGCC AGACACATGCCATGAGCTGCTGGGTCACGTCCCGCTGCTAGCAGAGCCCAGCTTCGCCCAGTTTTCTCAGGAGATCGGTCTTGCTTCACTTGGAGCCTCAGATGACTCAGTTCAGAAACTGGCCACA TGCTATTTCTTCACAGTGGAGTTTGGCCTATGCAAACAAGAAGGGCACCTGCGAGCTTACGGAGCTGGACTGCTGTCATCTATCAGTGAGCTGAag CATGCGCTCTCTGGTAATGCAAGGATAATGCCTTTCGACCCAAAGGTTACATCCAAGCAAGAATGCATCATCACAACATTTCAGGACGTCTACTTTGTCTCAGACAGCTTTGAGGAGGCCAAAGTAAAGATGAG gGAGTTTGCCAAGACCATTAAGCGTCCCTTCACAGTCCGATACAACCCCTACACCCAGAGCGTGGACGTGCTAAAAGACACTCCCAGCATCAACAGCGTGGTGGAGGAGCTTCGGCACGAGCTGGACATTGTCGGCGACGCTCTCAGCCGGCTGAACAAGCAGCTGGGTGTCTGA
- the tph1a gene encoding tryptophan 5-hydroxylase 1a isoform X2 has protein sequence MLSGILPTRVHRILVCRVVYTMLERRNMINKSTFTKIEENTEKKNTSEKGRATIIFSLKNEVGGLVKALKLFQENHVNLVHIESRKSKRRSSEFEIFVDCDSNHEQLNEIIQLLRKHVNVVDMEPPDNSCLQEEEMYNVPWFPKKIADLDKCANRVLMYGSELDADHPGFKDNVYRKRRKYFADLAMAYKHGDPIPRIEFTEEEVKTWGVVYRELNKLYPTHACREYLKNLPLLSKYCECREDNIPQLEDVSRFLRERTGFTIRPVAGYLSPRDFLAGLAFRVFHCTQYVRHSSDPLYTPEPDTCHELLGHVPLLAEPSFAQFSQEIGLASLGASDDSVQKLATCYFFTVEFGLCKQEGHLRAYGAGLLSSISELKHALSGNARIMPFDPKVTSKQECIITTFQDVYFVSDSFEEAKVKMREFAKTIKRPFTVRYNPYTQSVDVLKDTPSINSVVEELRHELDIVGDALSRLNKQLGV, from the exons ATGCTTTCAGGGATACTACCGACAAGAGTTCACCGAATACTGGTCTGCCGCGTGGTCTACACGATGCTCGAAAGACGGAATATG ATAAACAAATCAACCTTCacaaaaattgaagaaaacactgaaaagaagaATACATCAGAGAAAGGGAGAGCAACAATCATCTTTTCCCTCAAGAATGAAGTGGGAGGACTTGTGAAGGCACTCAAACTCTTCCAG GAAAACCATGTCAACCTTGTGCACATAGAGTCCAGAAAATCCAAAAGACGCAGCTCTGAGTTTGAAATTTTTGTGGACTGCGACAGCAACCACGAACAACTGAATGAAATCATCCAGCTGCTTCGGAAGCATGTGAACGTGGTCGACATGGAGCCTCCAGATAACTCGTGTCTACAAGAGGAAG AGATGTATAATGTTCCCTGGTTCCCAAAGAAAATTGCCGACTTGGACAAGTGTGCTAACCGTGTCCTGATGTACGGCTCCGAATTGGATGCAGATCATCCG GGGTTCAAGGATAATGTCTACCGGAAAAGGCGAAAGTACTTTGCTGATCTTGCCATGGCCTACAAACA TGGGGATCCCATACCTCGTATTGAGTtcacagaggaggaggtgaagactTGGGGTGTTGTGTACAGGGAGCTCAACAAGTTGTACCCCACCCATGCCTGCCGGGAATACTTGAAGAACCTGCCGCTGCTGTCCAAATACTGTGAATGTCGGGAGGACAACATCCCTCAGCTGGAGGATGTCTCACGCTTCCTCAGGG AACGGACTGGATTTACCATCAGGCCCGTGGCAGGTTATTTATCCCCGCGCGATTTCCTTGCTGGTTTAGCCTTCCGTGTTTTCCACTGTACCCAGTATGTGCGGCACAGCTCCGACCCATTATACACCCCAGAGCC AGACACATGCCATGAGCTGCTGGGTCACGTCCCGCTGCTAGCAGAGCCCAGCTTCGCCCAGTTTTCTCAGGAGATCGGTCTTGCTTCACTTGGAGCCTCAGATGACTCAGTTCAGAAACTGGCCACA TGCTATTTCTTCACAGTGGAGTTTGGCCTATGCAAACAAGAAGGGCACCTGCGAGCTTACGGAGCTGGACTGCTGTCATCTATCAGTGAGCTGAag CATGCGCTCTCTGGTAATGCAAGGATAATGCCTTTCGACCCAAAGGTTACATCCAAGCAAGAATGCATCATCACAACATTTCAGGACGTCTACTTTGTCTCAGACAGCTTTGAGGAGGCCAAAGTAAAGATGAG gGAGTTTGCCAAGACCATTAAGCGTCCCTTCACAGTCCGATACAACCCCTACACCCAGAGCGTGGACGTGCTAAAAGACACTCCCAGCATCAACAGCGTGGTGGAGGAGCTTCGGCACGAGCTGGACATTGTCGGCGACGCTCTCAGCCGGCTGAACAAGCAGCTGGGTGTCTGA